In Dermatophagoides farinae isolate YC_2012a chromosome 9, ASM2471394v1, whole genome shotgun sequence, a genomic segment contains:
- the LOC124497751 gene encoding uncharacterized protein LOC124497751 isoform X2, producing the protein MGLSSAARGHMRPFGGRSPPFLVATLCVGICVLGISYWRLGIQYNDLEDQLRRLIQKKDSLEANESFISKQLELREENFSEAKVNLQKKEKELLDLQKRFDEQSEMLITMKKTNNDFEHTVNDLRNKMETKETIISGLREKNQILIDENKKLKSDYMDVKSRLDSQSSKQHIQSSSSSIKNADESILKAQQQQQQQLERSQLTNVIHSPPSSLNNDNNNNPIPLPPKLSSLPSSSMAPGIVVEAQSQAVAAIPETIHKQQQPPPEQQQNSDQIHHHSNEQIQKPKIDPVIKLIKNNVGSFDDNNDHQRQPKSAEKFDDNPPADTNNNNNDKSMMMMFDNVDNGGGAIVGTNDDDDDDGNGGKIIDDKDALLDSNNIDDHNNTLL; encoded by the exons atgggaTTATCATCGGCAGCTCGTGGTCATATGCGTCCATTTGGTGGCCGTAGTCCACCATTTCTTGTTGCAACATTATGTGTTGGTATTTGTGTATTGGGTATCAGTTATTGGCGACTTGGTATTCAATATAATGATCTTGAAGATCAGCTACGACGATTGATacagaaaaaagattcattagaagcaaatgaatcattcatcagTAAACAATTAGAATTAcgtgaagaaaatttcagTGAAGCTAAAGTAAATCTgcagaaaaaagaaaaagaattattaGATCTACAGAAACGTTTTGATGAACAATCAGAAATGTTGataacgatgaaaaaaaccaataatgattttgaacaTACTGTGAATGATTTACGTaacaaaatggaaacaaaagaaaCCATTATCAGTGGATTacgtgaaaaaaatcaaattttgattgatgaaaataaaaaattaaaatctgaTTATATGGATGTAAAATCACGTTTAGATTCACAATCATCTAAACAAcatattcaatcatcatcatcatctattaaAAATgctgatgaatcaattttaaaagctcaacaacaacaacaacaacaactggaACGATCTCAATTAACAAATGTGATAcattcaccaccatcatcattgaataatgataataataacaatccGATTCCATTACCaccaaaattatcatcattgccatcatcttcaatgg CACCtggtattgttgttgaagcaCAATCACAAGCTGTTGCTGCTATTCCAGAAACGATACataaacagcaacaaccaccaccagaacaacaacaaaattctgatcaaatacatcatcattcaaatgaacaaattcaaaagccaaaaattgatccagttataaaattgattaaaaataatgttggttcatttgatgataacaatgatcatcaaagaCAACCAAAATCGgcagaaaaatttgatgataatcctCCAGCtgatactaataataataataatgataaatcaatgatgatgatgtttgataatgttgataatggtggCGGTGCAATTGTTGGtacaaatgatgacgatgatgatgatggaaatggtggtaaaataattgatgataaagatgcattacttgattcaaataatatcgatgatcataataatactCTACTTTGA
- the LOC124497751 gene encoding uncharacterized protein LOC124497751 isoform X1, which translates to MGLSSAARGHMRPFGGRSPPFLVATLCVGICVLGISYWRLGIQYNDLEDQLRRLIQKKDSLEANESFISKQLELREENFSEAKVNLQKKEKELLDLQKRFDEQSEMLITMKKTNNDFEHTVNDLRNKMETKETIISGLREKNQILIDENKKLKSDYMDVKSRLDSQSSKQHIQSSSSSIKNADESILKAQQQQQQQLERSQLTNVIHSPPSSLNNDNNNNPIPLPPKLSSLPSSSMGSNNNNNNNNNDDNNNENNIPAPGIVVEAQSQAVAAIPETIHKQQQPPPEQQQNSDQIHHHSNEQIQKPKIDPVIKLIKNNVGSFDDNNDHQRQPKSAEKFDDNPPADTNNNNNDKSMMMMFDNVDNGGGAIVGTNDDDDDDGNGGKIIDDKDALLDSNNIDDHNNTLL; encoded by the coding sequence atgggaTTATCATCGGCAGCTCGTGGTCATATGCGTCCATTTGGTGGCCGTAGTCCACCATTTCTTGTTGCAACATTATGTGTTGGTATTTGTGTATTGGGTATCAGTTATTGGCGACTTGGTATTCAATATAATGATCTTGAAGATCAGCTACGACGATTGATacagaaaaaagattcattagaagcaaatgaatcattcatcagTAAACAATTAGAATTAcgtgaagaaaatttcagTGAAGCTAAAGTAAATCTgcagaaaaaagaaaaagaattattaGATCTACAGAAACGTTTTGATGAACAATCAGAAATGTTGataacgatgaaaaaaaccaataatgattttgaacaTACTGTGAATGATTTACGTaacaaaatggaaacaaaagaaaCCATTATCAGTGGATTacgtgaaaaaaatcaaattttgattgatgaaaataaaaaattaaaatctgaTTATATGGATGTAAAATCACGTTTAGATTCACAATCATCTAAACAAcatattcaatcatcatcatcatctattaaAAATgctgatgaatcaattttaaaagctcaacaacaacaacaacaacaactggaACGATCTCAATTAACAAATGTGATAcattcaccaccatcatcattgaataatgataataataacaatccGATTCCATTACCaccaaaattatcatcattgccatcatcttcaatgggttcgaataataataataataataataataatgatgataataataatgaaaataatattccAGCACCtggtattgttgttgaagcaCAATCACAAGCTGTTGCTGCTATTCCAGAAACGATACataaacagcaacaaccaccaccagaacaacaacaaaattctgatcaaatacatcatcattcaaatgaacaaattcaaaagccaaaaattgatccagttataaaattgattaaaaataatgttggttcatttgatgataacaatgatcatcaaagaCAACCAAAATCGgcagaaaaatttgatgataatcctCCAGCtgatactaataataataataatgataaatcaatgatgatgatgtttgataatgttgataatggtggCGGTGCAATTGTTGGtacaaatgatgacgatgatgatgatggaaatggtggtaaaataattgatgataaagatgcattacttgattcaaataatatcgatgatcataataatactCTACTTTGA
- the LOC124497752 gene encoding uncharacterized protein LOC124497752 isoform X2: MEKINKPRMNNKRKNIIVHHHHHNHHHQKRDDKSKKDYFRLIINFILDEDKFRSKLLNLSIPKISVGYEQAFPKRSKFERFEYIGSGSYAQVYRHKIMDPSVAAKVVDGIGGVVSNNHHHHHDGTQSSSSSSSICEDNIIKFIEVFSEGIIKNLFGVKSSSSVSNYKHAYNEFRISISLSYLNIGVRYRKLGYQCPLFPIVHGCYVINQSMMPDYFEIPAKKTDKKTKCVFKFDYRKLMEPPLDGGKAKKDANEDDDDDNVNDNDDDGDENDDDDDDGNTMNNCQSKQPLSVVKKRIAPEVAAIRMEDCGQSLYDQMENYQPLEILSVTKQLLLGFMIAEKVFEFEHRDLHLGNILVKQSPYEQLTYVYDDQFIQMPSNNLLVKVIDTTFSRLKIKNRIHYRDLSHLFDPKDFEYCAGPNNQLAHQNETYKAMASEVQTDWLGFYPRTNMFWLIYIIRKFGRIMRKQYQQRQYTSDWYQVRSILKCYIHSLFKMNDLKTFYRKIMIRPQFNLIVPIRIMTMNDSNSNHHHHHNYSWWCSGSSSLSRCHTISTTSTIVGNVVKESNVNVREHNNDNDEMIDDRKKRQKSQSTSSPTISCHQHGHIHYHHDNNLQSTKSIQQEYVSDSTSNLQQRQK; the protein is encoded by the exons atggaaaaaataaacaaaccaagaatgaataacaaaagaaaaaacattatcgttcatcatcatcatcataatcatcatcatcagaagcGTGATGATAAATCTaaaaaagattattttcGATTAATT ATTAATTTTATACTTGATGAAGATAAATTTCGTtcgaaattattgaatttatcaataCCAAAAATATCCGTTGGTTATGAACAGGCATTTCCGAAACGTTCGAAATTCGAAcgttttgaatatattggTTCTGGTTCTTATGCACAAGTTTATAGGCATAAAATAATGGATCCAAGTGTTGCTGCCAAAGTCGTCGATGGTATTGGTGGTGTGGTttccaataatcatcatcatcatcatgatggtacacaatcatcatcatcatcatcatcgatatgtGAAGATAAtatcattaaatttattgaagTTTTCAGTGAAggaattattaaaaatttgtttggcGTTAAATCATCTAGTTCAGTATCAAATTATAAACATGCTTATAATGAATTTCGTATATCGATTAGCCTATCATATCTGAATATTGGTGTTCGATATAGAAAACTTGGCTATCAATGTCCATTATTTCCAATTGTTCATGGTTGTTatgtaatcaatcaatcaatgatgccggattattttgaaattccagcaaaaaaaacggataaaaaaacaaaatgtgtttttaaatttgattatcgaaAATTAATGGAACCACCATTGGATGGTGgtaaagcaaaaaaagatgccaatgaagatgatgatgatgataatgttaatgataatgacgacgatggtgatgaaaatgatgatgatgatgatgatggcaatacAATGAATAATTGTCAAAGTAAACAACCATTATCAGTTGTAAAAAAACGTATTGCACCTGAAGTAGCAGCAATACGAATGGAAGATTGTGGCCAATCATTATATgatcaaatggaaaattatcAACCATTAGAAATTCTATCGGTGACCAAACAATTGTTATTGGGTTTCATGATTGCTGAAAAagtatttgaatttgaacatCGTGATCTTCATTTGGGCAATATACTTGTGAAACAATCACCATACGAACAATTGACatatgtttatgatgatcaattcatACAGATGCCATCCAATAATCTATTGGTCAAAGTGATTGATACAACATTTTCACGTCTAAAAATCA aaaatcgAATCCATTATCGTGATTTATCGCATTTATTTGATCCAAAAGATTTTGAATATTGTGCCGGtccaaataatcaattagcacatcaaaatgaaacataTAAAGCAATGGCATCAGAAGTACAAACTGATTGGTTAGGTTTTTATCCACGTACCAATATGTTTTGGTTAATCTATATAATTAGAAAATTTGGCCGTATAATGCGtaaacaatatcaacaacgacaatataCAAGTGATTGGTATCAGGTACGATCCATATTAAAATGTTATatacattcattatttaaaatgaatgatttgaaaacattttatcGTAAAATAATGATACGGCCACAATTTAATCTAATAGTACCGATTcgaataatgacaatgaatgattcaaattcgaatcatcatcatcatcataattatagtTGGTGGTGTAGTGGaagttcatcattatcacgtTGTCATACtatttcaacaacatcaactaTTGTTGGTAATGTTGTTAAAGAATCGAATGTTAATGTTCGTGaacacaataatgataatgatgaaatgattgatgatcgaaaaaaaagacaaaaatcacaatcaacatcatcaccgaCAATTAGTTGTCATCAACATGGtcatattcattatcatcatgataataatctacaatcaacaaaatctaTTCAACAAGAATATGTTTCCGATTCTACTTCAAATttacaacaacgacaaaaataa
- the LOC124497752 gene encoding uncharacterized protein LOC124497752 isoform X1, whose translation MMMIDEYAEQNAYHFESEFCLESIDPSHSKINGFIDENIQNHFICNCVVVCGKIFLNQSINQPINQPTNQKKRKKIMIQFHQPLLVRLINTPRNKYVVYMFLHVPRHWLSICYQIFMMMLITVCILVTMFMQIDVGSQTEYIVLFWLDLSCLIIFCSEFILNVWSSTVLPQYSGPYGIYWMLINPLYMMDMAVIGVTIAVVAMDCVWLPLAAGLRGFRMIWFLQNRSVMIRLLWKAIWSERFQLMVSIYYCAVWVFSFGFLMYFIEQPFNSYFNTVANSVWWAVVTFTTVGYGNAAPNKFRSKLLNLSIPKISVGYEQAFPKRSKFERFEYIGSGSYAQVYRHKIMDPSVAAKVVDGIGGVVSNNHHHHHDGTQSSSSSSSICEDNIIKFIEVFSEGIIKNLFGVKSSSSVSNYKHAYNEFRISISLSYLNIGVRYRKLGYQCPLFPIVHGCYVINQSMMPDYFEIPAKKTDKKTKCVFKFDYRKLMEPPLDGGKAKKDANEDDDDDNVNDNDDDGDENDDDDDDGNTMNNCQSKQPLSVVKKRIAPEVAAIRMEDCGQSLYDQMENYQPLEILSVTKQLLLGFMIAEKVFEFEHRDLHLGNILVKQSPYEQLTYVYDDQFIQMPSNNLLVKVIDTTFSRLKIKNRIHYRDLSHLFDPKDFEYCAGPNNQLAHQNETYKAMASEVQTDWLGFYPRTNMFWLIYIIRKFGRIMRKQYQQRQYTSDWYQVRSILKCYIHSLFKMNDLKTFYRKIMIRPQFNLIVPIRIMTMNDSNSNHHHHHNYSWWCSGSSSLSRCHTISTTSTIVGNVVKESNVNVREHNNDNDEMIDDRKKRQKSQSTSSPTISCHQHGHIHYHHDNNLQSTKSIQQEYVSDSTSNLQQRQK comes from the exons atgatgatgatcgatgaatATGCAGAACAGAATGCATATCATTTCGAATCTGAATTTTGCcttgaatcaattgatcctagtcattcaaaaatcaatggctttatcgatgaaaatattcaaaatcatttcatttgcaaTTGTGTCGTTGTGTgtggaaaaatatttttaaatcaatcaatcaatcaaccaatcaaccaaccaaccaaccaaaaaaaaagaaaaaaaatcatgatacAATTTCATCAACCATTATTGGTACGATTGATCAATACACCAAGAAATAAATATGTTGTATACATGTTTTTACATGTGCCAAGACATTGGCTAAGTATTTgttatcaaattttcatgatgatgttgattacTGTATGTATACTGGTCACAATGTTTATGCAAATTG ATGTCGGTAGTCAAACTGAATATATTGTACTTTTCTGGTTGGATCTTTCCTGTTTGATCATATTTTGTTCAGAATTCATATTGAATGTATGGTCATCTACTGTATTGCCACAATATTCTGGTCCATATGGAATATATTGGATGTTAATAAATCCATTATATATGATGGATATGGCTGTTATCGGTGTGACGATTGCCGTTGTTGCAATGGATTGTGTTTGGCTACCATTGGCAGCTGGTTTACGTGGTTTTCGTATGATTTGGTTTCTACAGAATCGTTCTGTTatgattcgattattatgGAAAGCAATTTGGTCAGAAAGATTTCAACTAATGGTatccatttattattgtgcTGTTTGGGTATTTTCATTCGGTTTTCTTATGTATTTCATTGAACAACCATTTAATTCATATTTTAATACTGTCGCTAATTCAGTATGGTGGGCAGTGGTTACATTTACAACCGTTGGTTATGGTAATGCTGCTCcaa ATAAATTTCGTtcgaaattattgaatttatcaataCCAAAAATATCCGTTGGTTATGAACAGGCATTTCCGAAACGTTCGAAATTCGAAcgttttgaatatattggTTCTGGTTCTTATGCACAAGTTTATAGGCATAAAATAATGGATCCAAGTGTTGCTGCCAAAGTCGTCGATGGTATTGGTGGTGTGGTttccaataatcatcatcatcatcatgatggtacacaatcatcatcatcatcatcatcgatatgtGAAGATAAtatcattaaatttattgaagTTTTCAGTGAAggaattattaaaaatttgtttggcGTTAAATCATCTAGTTCAGTATCAAATTATAAACATGCTTATAATGAATTTCGTATATCGATTAGCCTATCATATCTGAATATTGGTGTTCGATATAGAAAACTTGGCTATCAATGTCCATTATTTCCAATTGTTCATGGTTGTTatgtaatcaatcaatcaatgatgccggattattttgaaattccagcaaaaaaaacggataaaaaaacaaaatgtgtttttaaatttgattatcgaaAATTAATGGAACCACCATTGGATGGTGgtaaagcaaaaaaagatgccaatgaagatgatgatgatgataatgttaatgataatgacgacgatggtgatgaaaatgatgatgatgatgatgatggcaatacAATGAATAATTGTCAAAGTAAACAACCATTATCAGTTGTAAAAAAACGTATTGCACCTGAAGTAGCAGCAATACGAATGGAAGATTGTGGCCAATCATTATATgatcaaatggaaaattatcAACCATTAGAAATTCTATCGGTGACCAAACAATTGTTATTGGGTTTCATGATTGCTGAAAAagtatttgaatttgaacatCGTGATCTTCATTTGGGCAATATACTTGTGAAACAATCACCATACGAACAATTGACatatgtttatgatgatcaattcatACAGATGCCATCCAATAATCTATTGGTCAAAGTGATTGATACAACATTTTCACGTCTAAAAATCA aaaatcgAATCCATTATCGTGATTTATCGCATTTATTTGATCCAAAAGATTTTGAATATTGTGCCGGtccaaataatcaattagcacatcaaaatgaaacataTAAAGCAATGGCATCAGAAGTACAAACTGATTGGTTAGGTTTTTATCCACGTACCAATATGTTTTGGTTAATCTATATAATTAGAAAATTTGGCCGTATAATGCGtaaacaatatcaacaacgacaatataCAAGTGATTGGTATCAGGTACGATCCATATTAAAATGTTATatacattcattatttaaaatgaatgatttgaaaacattttatcGTAAAATAATGATACGGCCACAATTTAATCTAATAGTACCGATTcgaataatgacaatgaatgattcaaattcgaatcatcatcatcatcataattatagtTGGTGGTGTAGTGGaagttcatcattatcacgtTGTCATACtatttcaacaacatcaactaTTGTTGGTAATGTTGTTAAAGAATCGAATGTTAATGTTCGTGaacacaataatgataatgatgaaatgattgatgatcgaaaaaaaagacaaaaatcacaatcaacatcatcaccgaCAATTAGTTGTCATCAACATGGtcatattcattatcatcatgataataatctacaatcaacaaaatctaTTCAACAAGAATATGTTTCCGATTCTACTTCAAATttacaacaacgacaaaaataa
- the LOC124497502 gene encoding uncharacterized protein LOC124497502, whose translation MMDKRLHWLFCAIYIAITMVAWYAGYHVYRINGIYQGPIPEQATDELLRYVYHPLMGLLNIATVWALVAGTTLGCAIGMMDFMMRKSLKYNLMIMSIMLNVLWCMLYFLDWAHVIGHD comes from the exons ATGATGGACAAACGACTTCATTGGTTATTCTGTGCCATTTATATTGCCATAACAATGGTCGCTTGGTATGCTGGTTATCATGTATATCGTATAAATGGTATATATCAAGGACCAATACCGGAACAGGCAACCGATGAACTGTTAAGATATGTTTATCATCCATTAATGGGTTTAt TAAACATTGCTACCGTTTGGGCATTAGTGGCCGGTACAACTTTAGGCTGTGCTATTGGTATGATGGATTTTATGATgagaaaatcattgaaatataaTCTTATGATTATGTCAATCATGTTGAATGTATTATGGTGTATGTTGTATTTTCTTGATTGGGCCCATGTTATTGGTCatgattga
- the LOC142597804 gene encoding uncharacterized protein LOC142597804 → LIVTTAGKIVTAFAMILGVWLFGLPAGIVGAALALKCEEECSTAGTLRQNFGAAMVQNAWKVYRIRKEEDRRQEDDPPLLVRVSSFDHSLQFINQPNAPPVDMREYFNPIAVKFVFLLKHAYYKRKFITSEEINDSKNFYATYMQTSWQQTNMLLNLHSKIDHLWDSMTEARRQIDIIQQQQQPRQRRSLPDDQDNGGGDDGGDDHDNGGDDDNDQSPPDGGNNQPVTTTNDDDDDGVITSRRSSETTVKSGNTDDKFDGKNSPFVLLKKHRIPLHRLLRRQIHCWNCLYRQHLKQQHNHHRHSHKSPEPNEQQTETMPQLLVDLSTPRSSQHDLLL, encoded by the coding sequence ttgatagtAACGACTGCCGGTAAAATTGTCACTGCATTTGCCATGATACTTGGTGTTTGGTTATTCGGTCTACCGGCCGGTATTGTTGGTGCAGCATTAGCATTAAAATGTGAAGAAGAATGTAGTACAGCTGGAACATTACGACAGAATTTTGGCGCTGCAATGGTACAAAATGCATGGAAAGTATATCGTATACGTAAAGAAGAAGATCGCCGCCAAGAAGATGATCCACCATTATTGGTTCgtgtatcatcatttgatcattcattaCAATTTATTAATCAACCAAATGCACCGCCTGTTGATATGCGTGAATATTTCAATCCAATTGCCGTTAAATTTGTATTCCTATTGAAACATGCTTATTATAAACGAAAATTTATCACTAGTGAAGAGATAaatgattcgaaaaatttttatgcaACATATATGCAAACAAGTTGGCAACAGACAAatatgttgttgaatttacattcaaaaattgatcatttatgGGATTCAATGACTGAAGCTCGTCGACAGATTGAtataattcaacaacaacaacaaccacgaCAGCGAAGAAGTTTACCCGATGACCAAgacaatggtggtggtgatgatggtggcgatgatcatgataatggtggtgatgatgataatgatcaatcgCCTCCGGATGGTGGTAATAATCAACCAGTTACAaccaccaatgatgatgatgatgatggtgtaaTAACAAGTAGAAGATCCAGTGAAACAACAGTAAAAAGTGGCAATACCGATGATAAATTCGATGGTAAAAATAGtccatttgttttattgaaaaaacatcGAATTCCATTGCATAGATTATTACGACGACAAATTCATTGTTGGAATTGTCTTTATCGTCAACatttaaaacaacaacataatcatcatcgtcatagtCATAAAAGTCCAGAaccaaatgaacaacaaacagaaacaatGCCACAATTATTAGTGGATCTTTCAACACCACGATCATCACAACATGATCTTTTATTATGA
- the LOC124497497 gene encoding ubiquitin-conjugating enzyme E2 R2 produces the protein MSTSNSSSAMTSQANVSTIRTLALEFKSLQEEPVEGFRVKLLNEDNLFEWEVAIFGPPDTLYQGGYFKARVAFPPDYPYNPPSLKFLTKVWHPNVYENGDLCISILHPPVDDPQSGELPCERWNPTQNVRTILLSVISLLNEPNTSSPANVDASVMYRKWKDSKGKDKEYENIIKKQVAASKLEAEKDDVIVPTTLEEYCIKHKHRPDLDMDIADYYVDEDYDDDDDDDYDVDDDNDEEYCDEEKDDDDSGNGES, from the exons atgtccacatcaaattcatcatcagcaatgACTAGTCAAGCGAATGTTAGTACTATTCGTACATTGGCATTAGAATTTAAAAG TTTACAAGAAGAACCAGTAGAAGGATTTCGtgttaaattattaaatgaaGATAATCTTTTCGAATGGGAAGTGGCCATATTTGGACCACCTGATACACTTTATCAAGGTGGTTATTTTAAA gcCCGTGTTGCATTTCCACCGGATTATCCATATAATCcaccatcattgaaatttttaaccAAAGTATGGCATCCTAATGTATATGAa aaTGGTGATCTCTGCATTTCGATATTACATCCACCGGTTGATGATCCACAAAGTGGTGAATTACCATGTGAACGATGGAATCCAACACAGAATGTTAG AACAATATTGTTAAGTGTAATATCATTGTTAAATGAACCAAATACATCATCGCCAGCTAATGTTGATGCATCGGTTATGTATCGTAAATGGAAAGATTCAAAAGGAAAAGATaaagaatatgaaaatattatcaa aAAACAAGTTGCAGCAAGTAAATTGGAAGCAGAAAAAGATGATGTTATTGTGCCTACAACATTGGAAGAATATTGTATTAAACATAAACATAGGCCAGATTTAGATATGGATATAGCCGattattatgttgatgaagattatgatgatgatgatgatgatgattatgatgttgatgatgataatgatgaagaatattgtgatgaagaaaaagatgatgatgatagtggtaATGGTGaatcataa
- the LOC124497496 gene encoding protein lifeguard 1 — translation MVGHHKHQRNHYSPDLESGSVSGGGGGDGYSNLDSSGFTDSFSRVSIRNAFIRKVYGILAMQFAFTTLVILLIRYNKDFNEYFSGPKGNIIYIASLVGYLVIYFILMCCESCRRTVPNNYVLLTIFTFFMSITLGCVCLQYDSDTVMYAAGLTFIVCLLVSIFSATTSFDFTKWSWIMFIVLIIFFVAGIAMMFIQNRTTQIIYAAIGVVIFTIYLAIDTQAIMGGREIEISPEEYIMAVIQLYINIVNLFILILRLISLSRN, via the exons ATGGTTGGCCATCATAAACATCAACGAAATCATTATTCACCGGATCTTGAATCCGGTAGTgttagtggtggtggtggtggtgatggttaTTCAAATTTAGATTCATCAGGTTTTACTGATTCATTTTCACGTGTTTCTATACGTAATGCATTTATTCGTAAAGTTTATGGAATATTGGCAATGCAATTTGCATTCACTACATTGGTTATACTGTTGATTAGATACAA CAAagatttcaatgaatattttagTGGTCCAAAAGGAAATATAATCTATATTGCTTCATT ggtCGGTTATTTAGTCATCTATTTTATATTAATGTGTTGTGAATCATGTCGTCGTACGGTACCAAATAATTATGTTCTACTCACGATATTT ACATTTTTCATGAGCATAACACTGGgttgtgtttgtttacaATATGATTCAGATACGGTAATGTATGCAGCCGGTTTAACATTTATCGTTTGTTTATTGGTTTCAATATTCAGCGCTACTACATCG tttgACTTTACAAAATGGTCATGGATCATGTTTATAGTTTTAATCATATTCTTTGTAGCTGGTATTGCCATGATGTTCATACAGAATCGTACTACACAAATTATTTATGCCGCTATTGGTGTTGTGATTTTTACCATT TATCTAGCAATCGATACACAAGCAATTATGGGTGGACGTGAAATAGAAATATCACCAGAAGAATATATTATGGCCGTCATTCAACTTTATATTAATATTGTCaatctatttattttgatattaAGATTGATTTCGCTATCACGAAATTAA